The genome window CAACAAGCTAAGTTCGAATATTCAATTGGAAAGCACTGGAAGACAACATATCTgaaatttcttatatattttcattGGCAAAGAATTTccttgaaataaaaatagtaatttatCTGCTTTCAGTTTGGGAGATTCTGtctaaattgtttttctctattgtgCTTTTTCCaagtagtgattttttttctttaaaaccttTTAAACTGTCAACCATTCTCACCCATTATACAGATCAATACGGAGGAACATGTGGATGCAGCTGATCAGGAGGTGATCTTGTGGGATCGGAAGATTCCTGAggacatcctaaaggaaatagccACTCCCCAGGAGGTGCCGGCAGAGAGCGTCACTGTCTGGATTGACCCACTGGATGCCACGCAGGAATACACGGGTGACTTTTCAGTTAAAATTGATCTCAGACTGGATATTGCCGTTATGTATTAGAGAACCAGAACAAGGGCAGGTGGTATATTCCTGGTGGTGAATATTTTTTCCAGATGGACACAACTTGTCCAGGTAGATTTAAGACAGAGAGCTGGATTAAAGCACTGTGGTCTGAAACTTCTGGGGTGGATCAGTTAGTTACTGTCAAGCTTTTTTGAGCGCTGTATCGTGACATCCTCCTCTCAGTGACGGTGGCTCACTGTGTCACTGATTCCTTAGTGAAGGGAAGTCTCTGGCAGTCACAGCAACAAAACGGTTCCTACTGGACACCTGGCTATcgaaatgtttatttatatattgatttgTATATTGAGGTGTGCATTATTGAGTTATTTATTTAGATAAACCATACACTATTGACTTGTGATTTGGGGAATTTAGATTTTATTGCATACGCGTCTAGtcttagaattaaaaataataaatcctaGGCACCCAGGGAAGGTAAGTGGCAAAATCAGAGTTACTTCCCCCACCTCCTATTTCTGTCTTGTCTCATCCAGCTCTAACTCCTGTTTCATTTCTGTGGATTTTCTTCCAGGCCTTATATCTTACCCAGAGGTTATCtaatttctgccttttctttattctcttgttATATAAAAGTTGATGGCTTATGTGTTTGTCCAACTAAATGGTACATTCTCTGAGTGTGGgggcttctttttctcctttgtattctTGTGCTTAAGCTCAGAAATTGACCCAAAATAGACACTCAGTGGATAACTATTTGGAGAACAGGGAGAAGGCACTAGACATGTGTATCTAGTAGTAACAAATTCTAAAACAGAAGTTTCCAGAAATAGATAATACAAACATGGACTGTCCAGAGGTTCCTTTATAAACAGTTTTTTCCTAGACTGAAATTAATTTGCTGATACAATGGTGACAATACTTAGTGAGTATATCCCTTGTACAGGGTCTTTTCTGAGTGTCTGAGACTCAATTTTCATATTCAGTCCtaacattattttaataattgttgttattggatggttttttttttttcttgtagaggATCTTCGGAAGTATGTTACTACTATGGTGTGTGTAGCTGTAAATGGTAAACCTGTGCTAGGAGTAATACATAAGCCATTTTCTGAATATACAGGTAAGAAACATGCTAGGAAAAAAAACTATGCTAGAGCTTCCAAGAATTAATGTTATTAAATCATTTCCTGTATTATTTATGGTCCTGTGGAAATTTCAGCTGTGATTCAGCAATTATTAGAGTCAACCCACCTCACCCTTCACTGGATACAGTGAGGATTTTAGTGTTGGTACTAGTAATGTATGACAGATCATAGCTTTATGAACTTGTCTAGAGGATGGAAACTTAAATGAAGACGAGTGATCCTTAGTGTGTAGGGAATGCAGTTGGGCGTGGACACCCAGCAGCTGTGGTCCTCTCTGTTTCCATCCTGCTGTTGCTGGGGATACGGTCCTGGGCTCTTCCACGTGAGGTTGTGTGCATTCTGGGATCTGCTGTGAAGTGGCCTTAGCCCAAAGAGAATTAGAACtgcaataaagaaaatgtagagcAAGTTGGTACCAGCAAGGCAGATAGGTCCTGGTTTCCATATCTGTTCATGTTAGAAGGGAGAATGGGGATAATAAagtgtccatttttaaaaaacctttattccataaaaatatataatctacCCCCCAACCATACGCTTAGGAACATAAGGTGCTTTTACTAGTCAGCAAACATTGCAAAAGAATCAATACACCCTTAATTAGGTGTGAGTGACCTTCCTTTCCTGGATCGACGGTTTGTTTGGCTTGCACCCTCTTTGGGGAGTGATGTTCAGATCCAGGCTGCATATTGCTGTTGCCCAGTACAAACTGCCCACTATTGTGTATTTACCAGAATGTAGCTATACTTGACTATAGTGGGAGCTAGGTATTATTACTGCTGGCAGCAGTTAGAACAGAGCTGATCAAAATCTTAGcagatttaattaaaattaattcactGAGGGACATTCTTAGAAGCAAGAGATGCTTGAATAGTACACATTTTACTGAAGTGATGTATAAATGTGGACACAGTCCATCCACTCAGTGGAAATCTGCAGCTAGCAGAAAGAAGTTGTAGTGTCTGAAGTGTGTGGAGCAAAGTACCAACCACTTGTTATTTCCTATCAGACTTTCTGCTGGCATGTCTTATAGATGGAATGTTGAACCCATTCTGTTAGCTGTTGTTTTAGCTTATCACTACTACTGTATCATCATCATTCacgtatatttatttaaatacctAACTGTGTTTTAAGgtgtttgaaataattttgtcCATATAAATGTTATGATTGAATGCATTGAGTTTATGTGAtctgaaatatgtatttttagtaTTAAATCAGTAATTCTTATCTAAATTATTCTGGTACTATCTACTGAGATGTATTCTCTTTATTCGCTTACACAATACTGACCTCTAGAGATACAGCATTGCAAATTCACTTCTTGATACAATTGTGTGTTTTTTGATCATTTCCAAAAAGAATTTAgaggatttttttgtttctcttttcttatttcacttttattacaaataatttcaaaaaatgatAATGACTTTTCATGTACTTTAGATTAACAGTTgatgatatttttatatatttgcttttatttattcatccatttatttatgtattttagagATAATCACAAAGATCATGACCTTTTATGCCATATATTTCAGTAATCATCTctaaaaagaacatatttctaAACAAGAACAGTActgttaataataaaattaacaattttatcCAATAGTCACATTTCCCCCAGTTGTTCAAGAAGTGGATTTTATAACCTGTTAACTGAGACCACAGTCCAGTTTAGTGACCAGCATTTCTTTTGGTTATTAGGTCACTATGTTAAGTTCTTTTAGACTAGAACCTAGATCAGCCTCCAGTCCCCTTTCTCCCCATGAGATTGACTTGTTGAGATCAGGTCACTTATCACAGAAGATCCTGCCCTTTGGGTTCTTCTGATTATTATTTTCTTGTGATTATTATCTGCAGGATGTTTACTAGAGAAATCTCTTGGGGTCAGATTTGTGGGAGGGaaggcaggaggtggggaagTTGAGTTGCAGTGTGATCCAGTGAAGATTGCACAGCGGCCCTGCAGGGAGCTCTAGAGCCGGGATGTTCCTCAGCAAGGACCTACTAGTCTCTCTTCTGGTTGGGCATGGTTGTCTAGCCCCTTGTAGTTTTGTCTTAATATGTGCCTgttgtaaaaaataaacatatgatcCTTGTACTCGGAAAACCAAAGCTCCCTGTTTGGAGACAAAAGATTTCTTGGGAAATTTTTTTCCAGTCACTCCTGGTATGTTGGTTTTAAGAAGCCTTGGTGCCTTTACTAGCTATTACATTTACTTTCCAGCCTGGGCGATGGTAGACGGTGGGTCAAATGTGAAAGCCCGCACTTCTTACAATGAGAAGACCCCAAGGATTGTCGTGTCTCGCTCGCATTCAGGAATGGTCAAACAGGTGGCTCTTCAGACTTTTGGAAACCAGACTACGATCATCCCAGCGGGTGGAGCTGGTACGTTCCTGCTCTGGGTGGGTGGGCCCCGCCCACATCAGGAGGCTCACTGGCGGCAGGTCCTTGGGAAGAAGTGGGAGTGGACACTGGGGCTTCTAGGACAGGCCTGGTGTCCTGCTTGGTTCTCTCGAGAGCGGGATTTCAGGCACACCTGCCTCTTGGGTACAGACAGCCTCACAAAGGAAACAGTCTCACAGCAGCGGTTTCTGACTCTGGAATGTATGCAAGTCTCTTCCCGACATTGGTGGTGGTTGTACGTGATCTGACTTTGAAGTGATTGTGCTGTTAGTGCAGCTGTAACCATtgcaaggagagaaagaaggatcCAGCCATCACAACCCTGTACTTAGCAGGGGCTGGCAGGAACCATCATTAAATGTTATTAGAATGGCTAATGGCTACTGTTACTAGATTGATTAAttgattttttcaatttttacttttattttttttgagaacCTCTTGAATTTTAATAAGACCGCATTCAGGGGCTAAAGAGAGGGAGATGACTAATATTTCTGGAGGGTCAGAGTCTTTGTAAATCAATTCAACACTgaatcattttcccttttccataCAGTATTGATTCTCATTTCTATAATCCTTGCTTACACTGTCTCCATAACACTGAATAttcctttactttcttttcaccttattatttttttcttttttccatttatttttattagttggaggctaattactttacagtattgtagtggtttttgccgtacattgacatgaatcagctgtggattaaaaatacaaaaaatacccATAGCTTGAGGGCTGTGAGAAAACAGGCCATGCCTGAATTTAACCCACTCTGTTTTGAATGTTGTTTGCTAATGACggaagtgttttaattcaaataaattgCGAAGTATAGTAGGAAACATTTGtgtttaaaaacctttttaaGCACAGTAatagaaaagtaatgcttttaaCTTTTAAGCCTAACAGTTTTAGTTTACTGCTGACCTATACATGTCTTTCTTAACAtggtttcattgtttttttataGTTGGTTGGTTGGTTAGGAAAGGTGATATCTAAAATTTCCAACAGGAATAGGATAAAACAGGTTTTTGACCCAGTTTCTTCTGGGTTTGTTtcgttattttatttttaaaattctgcctcATTACACAAAAGGTTTAAGATGGTAACTTTATCTTGTGCTTTCTCCTTTCCAATTCATTCTTCTTAAACACTCAAGGGAGACCTGGGGGTGTTTAGCTTCAGTGTATAGTCCATAGGAAACAATTCATATTGAAAGTATCACCTCTCAGAAGACAACCACAAAgtagatttaaatttaaaaaattataagcatatgtTTATTTATACTTGAGAATAGCTTAATAAACTAGTTTGCATACTTTGCAGTGTTGTTTTGCTCATTTGGGTTTAACATCTGtactgtgactttaaaaaaactacttttaaaaataagtttagacTTAGCAGTTGCAGAGATAGTGTAGAGGGCTCCTGCATACCCTGTGCTGGTGTCAACAACATCCTCAAGACAGTacactcctttcttcctctcttccagaTAGTAGCCTGAATCCTGTGCTTATCTTGCAGGTTATAAAGTTTTAGCACTCTTGGATGTGCCTGATAAGAGTCAAGAAAAAGCTGATCTATATATCCATGTGACATACATCAAAAAGTGGGATATCTGTGCTGGCAACGCCATCTTGAAAGCCCTTGGGGGGCACATGACCACCCTGAGTGGTGAAGAAATTAGCTACACTGGTTCCGACGGCATTGAAGGGGGGCTTCTGGCCAGCATCAAGATGAACCACCAGGCTCTGGTCAGAAAGCTCCCGGACCTGGAGAAGACGGGACATAAGTAAGCCAAACTGATGACAGGTCACAGCCCAGCCGGAGCTGAACGGTTGGCCTGACATGCTGAAGCTTCAACGCAGTGGGGGAGACTCTGCATGGTTTAGGCCATCCCgaactttttaaagtatttatgaaGCACCTGAGACTTCTTTTCCCTGTAATAGGATGCAGGATCAGGGAGAATGGGTTGCTTCGTGTCTCAagtattgtctttatttttgagACTATTTTCGTATGGTTGTCATACACAAggcgcatatatatatatttgtgaattAAAATCTATAGCTGAGTCTACATTGTTATGAGTCACCATTTTCACACAATATCATGaatcttcagtttgttaatactTTCATATAGAATTGGGCTGAAGAAAGGATTGTTTTGTGTAGGTGTTTAATACTACTATACAGTTATAtctcattgaaaataaaataattggggGTTTTTACCCCTAATTCAGATAGAAAGCACAAGAAGCTGCAAATTCATTAATATGCAACAAGTTCTCTGTTACCGAATATTTCTTAtggattaaaatagaaaaatcttaaattgtttttttctttgaaattttaataacaGGTTCACCAGCTAGTAGAGAATATGGATATATGATGGTTGCATTGTaatttctatgtgtgtgtatattctgtttcattttggtttgtttttatagaGACGTGTATTTGTACCTATGGGTTCAACATTTCTGTCATCTTGATGATCAGTTTCACTTGTCCTGTGGACGGTGCATGGTTCTGTCTTTTCCCTCCTGACCCACATTTAATCTTTAACTTGTAAGGTTTGGATTAAGGTTTCAGAGTTTAACGTTAGAATTTTGGTACTTTTTCTCATTAGGGGTAAAATATGCTATAAggcattataaaaatataatgttattCTGTTATTAACTGAGAGTTATTTGAAGTTACGTGAATTGAACTAgccttcattatttttaaaagccttgttttagtactttttaaaaaatttgccatGTCTGTAGAGATTCCCTCATTATCAAGAGTGAGTTAAGGTGGCTTTTGCCGTTAATAAATGGATCTAATCTTACCAAGCTCTCAAAGTAGTAACCTGAGATACTTTGTATTTTCCCTTTGGGTTAAAAAAATGATGATTGAACTTGCTTTTTGatgaatttttttcctattcaggTGTGCACAATCTGGTTGGGAAAGGTGACATATTTGCAGTGTCACACTGTAATTCGAACTTTGTTTTGTGAGCCGTCTCTCATTGGGATGTCTGATTTCTCTCGGCGTGATAGTCAGAAACTTCACTTCAACAGTACTGTCATTTCACATGACCTTGCCATGTGTTCCATAACACACTGATAAGGAGAGGGATTTCTTAGGGTTTcatggtttccttttttcttctcgtctctgtctctctttaaCCCTAGATCAGTTTTTAACCCTTGGtcaactttccatttattttcttgtcttggaGATAAAGTTGACCAAAGGAAGGGCAGGCATCCTCACCGGGTGGAATGTGCTTACCACTTTAGGCTTGCAGATCACACCGTCTGAGGTCCTTCTTCCTCGTTGGGGAATCAGCCCTAGTGTGATACGCACATTGCCTTTACCCGGTCTCCAGTAACCAGCCACCAGCCCTGCAGGGTAGTGGGCCTCAACAGCTGGGGTTTTATTCATCAGAATTCATTCCAAGTTTTAGCAGTTGAAGTACCTGGTGTTTAACCAGGACTTTTAGGAATTCTGAGCCAACTGCCAGTGGCTTCATCTTTTTACTTTGCAATGAGATGAGGAGATCTTTTTCCTCAGGAGAGATGGCAGAGGCATATGCCGTTTCCAGAGTCCTGTGGTGTAAGTGTGTGTTCTAATTGTGATGTGTCAAACTTCGGGGAAAGAGACTAGGATATTAGGAAATGGGACTAGTTCATATTAGCAGGCATGGTGTTTTggctttagtttttaattttattaaaccaCACATAGATAATGACTTTGTGGAGAGCTTGTGTCATGTGCAAAAATTAGGATACTGGCtgacaaatgcattatttttgtgATTTGTTGAGTATAGCATAGTACTAATGGTTTTAAGTGCTTTTATAAGAAGTTCatttgaaaacatttcatttctaaaagtcAGTATACATTACAGAACTAATATAAGTTCAAAGAACAGTATTTATTTATGTAGGATATTGTGCCAGGACACACCCATGAGAAACACCTTCTTGTGTGAGACAGATAACATCTCCCATAAatacaagtatttttaaaatgtttaatcttAGTGACTCTCACCTACCCAACACCTGATCTCCCTTTCCCTCGTCTTTGCCCTTAGAGGATGGTTTTCCATTAAAATTGAGTTTTCTGCATCAGTTAGTGAAAGTAGCATCAATAAATAACCTTAGGATCCATCAGCTGtccccttcctctgcccctcTTTCTCTCCACCTTGTTCCATGTCTCCCTAACTTGCTAATATATGTTATCTTATTTCTACTTCTCTTTGTTAACTAATATACCCTTCCTCGACACTTAACCCTGGAATTCTCTCATAGACCTATGTCTCTGTGATTGGCTGCTGAAATTTTAGGGCAGAACTGAGACTAGAATTCCAGTGGGGGAGATTAATACTGATGGAGCCCAAGTTGacttattactttttaaagactcctcaaaaagtaaaggaaagtaacctttaaaaccACAGAGTAACTGTCAAGAATAACCCAAGGCTTCTGTCTTAAGTCTTTCTGACCCATCCTTCGAAGAATGAAAGTGCAGAAAATACAAGTGTGTTGCCTGCTGGAGAAAGCTTGCTATCTCTATTAGTTTTCATAATTGATCCCTACTTCATTTGGGATTATAAGGACCTACAAGACATGTCCTATTTATCTTTGTTATTCAGTTGTCCCCTTTCCccaattttagtgtttttctttgattctaaatattgagttGCTTATGACCATGTCATGAAGCAATAAGCTTCATGTGGTTTGTGTGCTTTAGGTAGCAGTTGTGCAGATTCTTCCTGTTTGCTGGGTGCTTCCTTTGAATATTGTGCAAATTGAGTAGGGGCGGTGGCTGAGGAAAGAGTGGGAGGAGGAAAGGCGGGGGACGCCAGGCAAGCCCTTCCCCTGTCTCAGTGTTTAATTCAGAAATTGGATTTGACTCTGGCTTTGCAGGTGATGACTGTCTCCCATTGCCCAATGTAAGTAAAGAAAGCTGGCATGCCACCCCCTCCCTATTCCTCAGAAAAGAAAGTACCCAACTTGCCTCTCCTTGATAACAGCTTGAAAATGGTTTTCTGGAGACAATCTTAAGCAGGTTTAAAACGGGGACTGTTTAGAATCTAGCCACAACCACTCACTCACCTTGGCTGTGTGTCGAGTAGTTGTGAGTAGAAGCAACgatttttcattttggtttaatTTAAGACTTATATGTTTTTAGCGTATGCCTAAAAACGTCTGCCTTGTAACTTGTGTAAAATAAATTGatggtttcatttttattctaaaaaaaagTTGTGCCTTAACAATAGGGCATTGTATGTTaataagggaaaacaaaaaattttttttagtagatggggaaaacagtAACTTTTGCCATTAAAATTTAAgttgttttcatgtttttaatattaGAGTTGGGGAAAatcattaaagttaaataaaattaatataaaattatttttgcataATCTAGCATTTACAACTGAACTACTTTTTTATAAGAACTGGCATCTTGATGTATATAAGTCTGAAATGATACATAAtcctttggtttttaatttgaattaataagaccatgattttgatttttaattttacttttaaaccaTTTTAGTGTGCTATTATATTTGTTCTAGAACTCTGAGTCACTTTGGTTTTAAAAGCTAGCTGTTTGTTTATCATACCACGTCAGAAATTTCTTAATGTTAAGAAATACTGTATATTTGTGATGTAGCCAACCAGAACAGTTCCTAGATCGGGGAGGGTTTGGATTAACATTTACTAAGAAGGCAAGAAGAATTGAACTTTATACTTCAAAAGGAGGTTTTTGGTTTTATGAGGTGCTGGTCATAAaacttgttttcttgtttgtttgtttttaattttatcaaagcCAGGCAGGTGTTTGCATTCTAATTTACCATTGATAAAGGCTTACAGGGaagccactttttaaaattattttttaaaatgagtattgAATTATATGGGAAAATGAGATTTATAAATACTAGTTTTCCTTTGAGATAATATAAATCAAACTTTCATAAGTTAAGGGTGATACATAATATCATAACATGTATACTGTGTTTGTAAGGGTTCCCTAAAGTATTACATTCAGGTAATTTGTGTAAATTGCAAAAGCAGAAACTGTGATGTTCGGTTAGTGGCATGTTGTGTTAGAATTCTTTGGGGGATGTATGTTATATACATAGTTGACTGTTAACTCAGTTGCTCCTCTTGTATTGAGTAGGAGATACAGCATCTCAAGTCATTTTTAGATCAGTTAGCCTTCAGAGACTTCACCTCTCTTCCCCAATTATCTCTTCCAAGCTGTCTTCATCATCTGTGTTCAGTTACGGTGGAATTGTTTATTGACGTTAATTTATGTGTAAAATATGGACTTAAGTGTCCTTTGTACTCTTGCACCCACCGTTGGCAGTAGCCAAAGCTAGCTTCATAGTCTTAAAAGGAGAGACAGCATTCTGCCATAATGAACTGTGGTGCTGCCAGAGGGATTTGTTCCCCCCTTTCAACGGTTTTACTTAAATTACTGGTTTTACTTAAGTTTACTTAAGCAGTTGAGTTTACgttaaaacaaagaaatggtATATCTTGTCTATGTCCTGCCTCTTCCAaattggatatttttttttttttaataatttttcacttCCTTATCAATCTCTTATAGGGGGGTAGGGGTTAAAATAAAACTGCCTACCCTCTCACATGTGGAAGGCTGTGGAGGAGCGAGACCATTCCTGTTGCCAAGACATGCTTCAGCACCAGAGTTCTCTTTACTCGCCATGCAACCCCTGCCTCAAGCATATCACCTAATTTAAGAGGGTCCCGGCTTCAGCCTCTACTGAGAAGTAGAGGCAAGCCCTCCTCCTTCCAGTTTTTTTGAGCAGTTTTCTGGCACCTCCCTTGTTGCCCTCATTTTTACATGGGTGGTTGTAAACTTTTTAAGAACACCAAGGGATTACATCTTGgtgatttttgtatttccacctCGACCCCGGCAGCTACCCCAGTATCTGGAAAAAATTAGGTGCTTCATGTATGTCAAACTAAGTGGAATAAAGGATTTCTACTACCATCAGTGTTTCTCATGCCTCAGTTGTGTAAGCTGCTTGTTTGTTGGTTTCCTCTGCGGATATGTGTGTTTTATCACCCATACAccctaagttattttttaaagttttgttttcttgcctTCCAATACTACCCCATGGCCAGTTAGCTCTAGAAAAATGTAGCTGCCTCTGAATGAAATGATTATCCCAAACTCTGCCCCTGGATATACTTTGccaaactgaaatttgaattttctgaATAAATTGGTCATGTCTGAAAGATGGTGTGCtgcttgtactttttttttttctcatttttaaaaaaatttttactgtggtaaaatatatataacggATTTACCATttcaaccattttaaagtgtacaatgagTAGTGTTTACCTTTAcaatccctagtggctcagatggtaaagaatctgcctgcaattcaggagatgcaggttcaatccctgggccaggaagatcccctggagaaaggaatggcaacccactccagcattcttgcctggagaattccagggacaggggagcctggtgggctacagtccaggggatcacagagtcagacatgactgagcgactaacacacacaactaTCATCACTGTCCATTTGAAGAACCTGTTCATCCCAAATAGAAACCTCTACCCACTGGACAGTCACATGCCATCCCCCACTCCTGGTAACAGCTCTGCTGCTATCTGTCTGAGTGCTTAATTTTATGGGACTCTGTCTTCTGTGTCACCAT of Muntiacus reevesi chromosome 12, mMunRee1.1, whole genome shotgun sequence contains these proteins:
- the BPNT2 gene encoding Golgi-resident adenosine 3',5'-bisphosphate 3'-phosphatase — protein: MAPMGIRLSPLGVAVFCLLGLGVLYHLYSGFLAGRFSLFGLGGEPGGGAAGPAASADGGTVDLREMLAVSVLAAVRGGEEVRRVRESNVLHEKSKGKTREGADDKMTSGDVLSNRKMFYLLKTAFPSVQINTEEHVDAADQEVILWDRKIPEDILKEIATPQEVPAESVTVWIDPLDATQEYTEDLRKYVTTMVCVAVNGKPVLGVIHKPFSEYTAWAMVDGGSNVKARTSYNEKTPRIVVSRSHSGMVKQVALQTFGNQTTIIPAGGAGYKVLALLDVPDKSQEKADLYIHVTYIKKWDICAGNAILKALGGHMTTLSGEEISYTGSDGIEGGLLASIKMNHQALVRKLPDLEKTGHK